From a single Girardinichthys multiradiatus isolate DD_20200921_A chromosome 17, DD_fGirMul_XY1, whole genome shotgun sequence genomic region:
- the LOC124882950 gene encoding cryptochrome-1-like: MVINTVHWFRKGLRLHDNPSLKDSLLGADSVRCVYILDPWFAGSSNVGINRWRFLLQSLEDLDSSLRKLNSRLFVIRGQPTDVFPRLFKEWKITRLSYEYDSEPFGKERDAAIKKLASEAGVEVTVRISHTLYDLDKIIELNGGQSPLTYKRFQTLISHMDPVELPAEAITAEIMGKCTTPLSEDHDDKFGVPSLEELGFDTEGLSSAVWPGGETEALTRLERHLERKAWVANFERPRMNANSLLASPTGLSPYLRFGCLSCRLFYFKLTDLFRKVKKNSSPPLSLYGQLLWREFFYTAATNNPCFDKMESNPICVQIPWDRNPEALAKWAEGQTGFPWIDAIMTQLRQEGWIHHLARHAVACFLTRGDLWISWEEGMKVFEELLLDADWSVNAGSWMWLSCSSFFQQFFHCYCPVGFGRRTDPNGDYIRRYLPILRGFPARYIYDPWNAPEAVQKAAKCVIGVHYPKPMVNHAEASRINIERMKQIYQQLSCYRGLGLLATVPSNSNGYGNNEASSDFMAFPVSASPQAAAPAAYQMHSQGDWQSGMMMYLQGDPQNSASTHKQVPSYAPATSMMCYAQSSTQIPGPGLQRGPENHGATQTGGKRHNEDSGHGRGSKVQRQSNH; this comes from the exons ATGGTCATTAATACGGTCCACTGGTTCCGGAAGGGCTTGCGGCTCCACGACAACCCGTCGCTGAAGGACTCTCTGCTGGGAGCTGATTCAGTGCGCTGCGTTTACATCCTCGACCCCTGGTTCGCTGGATCTTCCAACGTTGGGATCAACAGGTGGAG GTTCCTTCTGCAGAGTCTCGAGGATTTGGACTCCAGCCTCCGGAAGCTCAACTCTCGTCTGTTTGTGATCCGGGGCCAACCCACTGATGTCTTTCCCAGACTTTTCAAG GAATGGAAGATCACTCGGCTATCTTATGAGTATGACTCTGAGCCTTTTGGGAAAGAGCGAGATGCTGCCATTAAGAAGCTGGCCTCTGAGGCTGGAGTTGAGGTGACAGTTCGCATCTCCCACACACTGTATGACCTGGACAA GATCATAGAGTTGAATGGGGGTCAGTCTCCCCTCACCTACAAGCGGTTCCAGACTCTCATTAGTCATATGGATCCAGTGGAGCTACCTGCAGAGGCCATAACAGCTGAGATCATGGGCAAATGCACTACGCCGCTGTCTGAAGACCATGATGATAAGTTTGGGGTTCCTTCTCTGGAGGAATTGG GTTTTGACACTGAAGGTTTATCTTCAGCTGTATGGCCAGGAGGAGAAACTGAAGCCCTCACTCGACTAGAGAGGCACTTGGAGAGGAAG gcgTGGGTGGCCAACTTTGAGCGTCCCAGAATGAACGCCAACTCACTCCTGGCGAGTCCAACCGGCCTCAGCCCCTACCTGCGCTTCGGCTGCCTCTCCTGTCGCCTGTTCTACTTCAAACTCACCGACCTCTTCAGGAAG GTGAAGAAGAACAGCTCCCCTCCTCTGTCGCTTTACGGCCAGCTGCTGTGGCGTGAGTTCTTCTACACGGCAGCCACCAACAACCCCTGCTTCGACAAGATGGAGAGCAACCCCATCTGCGTTCAGATCCCCTGGGACCGCAACCCTGAGGCGCTGGCCAAGTGGGCCGAGGGCCAGACGGGTTTCCCCTGGATCGATGCAATCATGACACAACTAAGGCAGGAGGGCTGGATCCACCACCTGGCCCGCCACGCTGTGGCCTGTTTCCTGACCAGAGGAGACCTGTGGATCAGCTGGGAGGAGGGCATGAAG GTGTTTGAGGAGCTGCTGCTGGATGCAGACTGGAGTGTCAATGCAGGCAGCTGGATGTGGCTCTCCTGCAGCTCTTTCTTCCAGCAGTTCTTCCACTGTTACTGCCCAGTCGGGTTCGGCCGACGTACTGACCCCAACGGAGATTACATACG GCGTTACCTGCCCATTCTGAGAGGGTTCCCAGCAAGGTACATCTACGATCCTTGGAACGCCCCGGAGGCCGTGCAGAAGGCTGCCAAATGTGTTATCGGCGTGCACTATCCGAAGCCCATGGTTAACCACGCGGAGGCGAGCCGAATCAACATCGAGCGGATGAAACAGATCTACCAGCAGCTCTCCTGCTACAGAGGCCTCG GCCTTTTGGCTACAGTTCCATCCAACTCTAATGGTTATGGAAACAATGAAGCATCCTCAGATTTTATGGCATTCCCCGTCTCGGCTTCACCCCAGGCTGCAGCTCCAGCAG CCTATCAGATGCATTCACAGGGAGACTGGCAAAGTGGCATGATGATGTACCTGCAGGGGGATCCACAGAACAGCGCCAGCACACACAAGCAGG TTCCCAGTTATGCTCCAGCTACCAGCATGATGTGTTACGCTCAAAGCAGCACGCAGATTCCAGGTCCTGGACTGCAAAGAG GGCCTGAGAACCATGGCGCCACACAGACCGGTGGAAAACGGCACAACGAAGACTCTGGCCATGGCAGAGGCTCTAAAGTCCAGAGACAGAGCAACCACTAA